One part of the Anopheles coustani chromosome 2, idAnoCousDA_361_x.2, whole genome shotgun sequence genome encodes these proteins:
- the LOC131264082 gene encoding inactive hydroxysteroid dehydrogenase-like protein 1, whose product MMIPAMLALWGLALIGVYALTCWLYDNFKSLAQICIALLAPYFAPAEQKSLTERYGKWAVITGSTDGIGKQYAFQLASRGLNVVLVSRSTDKLIAVAREIESKYSVKTKWIAIDFSSGREIYDHLRKELDSVPVGVLVNNVGANVDYPDDLDHIPEDKLWQLININVGAVTMLTRAVLPGMKKRGQGAIVNISSGSELQPLPYMTVYAATKAYIHNFTLAMQHELEPFGITCQLVSPMFVTTKMNNFSTTIMEGGLFIPNAEMYAKFATFTLGKTKQTTGYWSHGIQYGVMKLAPEWLRTVIGGIMNKQFRKEYYDQQKLGVPAQSG is encoded by the exons ATGATGATACCGGCTATGCTCGCCCTTTGGGGGCTTGCACTTATTGGAGTGTACGCGCTTACCTGCTGGCTGTACGACAACTTTAAGTCGTTGGCCCAGATCTGCATAGCTCTACTCGCACCGTACTTTGCCCCGGCCGAGCAGAAATCCCTGACGGAACGATATGGCAAATGGGCCG TCATTACCGGTTCGACGGACGGCATCGGCAAGCAGTACGCTTTCCAGCTGGCCAGCCGTGGCCTCAACGTGGTGCTGGTCTCACGCTCCACCGACAAGCTGATCGCTGTGGCGCGGGAAATTGAGTCCAAGTACTCGGTGAAGACCAAGTGGATTGCGATCGACTTCAGCAGTGGGCGCGAGATCTACGACCACCTGCGCAAGGAGCTCGATTCGGTGCCCGTTGGCGTTCTAG TAAACAACGTCGGCGCGAATGTGGACTACCCGGACGATCTTGATCACATTCCGGAGGACAAGCTGTGGCAGCTGATCAACATCAACGTCGGTGCGGTAACGATGCTCACGCGGGCCGTGCTACCGGGCATGAAGAAACGAGGCCAGGGTGCGATCGTCAACATCTCCTCCGGCAGCGAACTGCAGCCGCTTCCATACATGACGGTTTATGCGGCGACGAAG GCCTACATCCACAACTTCACCCTCGCGATGCAGCATGAGCTGGAACCGTTCGGTATCACCTGCCAGCTGGTGAGCCCGATGTTTGTAACGACCAAG ATGAACAACTTCTCTACAACAATCATGGAGGGTGGCCTGTTCATACCAAACGCGGAGATGTACGCCAAGTTTGCCACATTTACGCTCGGTAAAACGAAGCAAACTACCGGCTACTGGTCGCACGGAATCCAGTACGGCGTCATGAAACTAGCCCCGGAGTGGCTGCGCACGGTGATCGGTGGCATCATGAACAAGCAGTTCCGGAAGGAGTATTACGACCAGCAGAAGCTTGGCGTTCCGGCACAGTCGGGTTAG
- the LOC131262834 gene encoding mitochondrial import inner membrane translocase subunit Tim21 yields MSLLALRSLLVKQRQVSLSLLRCSVSPLPSLIRTYASGSAEKQSSTSRSLAAGGDRTDVSTDVRPIGERVKENTKTASYMGVILLGVGVTGILFYVVFWELFSSNSPNNVYSEALERVKDEPRVKDALGAPIKGFGEESRRGRRTHVAHTKYVKDGVEYIRMQFYIQGFRNRATVHLEKRKTDSGSYEYRYLFVQLDYNPHNPIILEDNRLQQDAMHSAPGGTAPQPFL; encoded by the coding sequence ATGTCTCTCCTTGCACTGCGCTCACTTCTAGTCAAACAACGGCAGGTTTCGTTGTCTCTATTGAGGTGCTCCGTATCACCACTCCCATCGCTGATCCGCACGTATGCATCCGGCAGTGCAGAGAAACAAAGTTCAACGTCCCGGTCACTGGCGGCTGGTGGCGATCGTACCGACGTGTCCACCGATGTTCGCCCCATCGGTGAACGCGTGAAGGAAAACACGAAAACCGCTAGCTACATGGGCGTGATACTTCTTGGCGTAGGAGTGACCGGGATACTGTTCTACGTCGTATTTTGGGAGCTGTTTTCCTCCAACAGCCCGAATAACGTTTACTCGGAAGCACTGGAACGGGTCAAAGATGAACCGAGGGTGAAAGATGCCCTCGGAGCACCGATCAAGGGTTTCGGAGAGGAGAGTCGGCGCGGCCGGCGGACACATGTTGCGCACACCAAGTACGTTAAGGACGGCGTCGAGTACATTCGGATGCAGTTCTACATTCAAGGCTTTCGCAACAGAGCAACCGTGCATTTGGAGAAACGAAAGACAGATTCCGGATCGTACGAGTACCGGTATCTGTTTGTGCAGTTGGACTATAATCCCCACAACCCGATCATACTGGAAGACAACAGACTGCAGCAGGATGCGATGCATTCTGCACCCGGCGGTACCGCTCCGCAGCCGTTTCTTTGA
- the LOC131262823 gene encoding transmembrane protein 231, with amino-acid sequence MKLFNFYSKTVKIQYRNQLCSTTTFVVCALTLAAFVIPYYLLTSIKHGELWENHRLLYEKPNVAFPYQYLFLAELEDVDDKPTTSVVTCSSFVSYNMLTEQLHPCSGIRVVPIDSDHDQSIDHLSVGIAFNPPETTSRLTYYTFYFFLEAKVKSQCSFEVPAFVSLEKHPSPTSKMPSGTIIHRGVLRAKQTTALQCPFFMRNQKSHFNHRYYPNENTTLEGFKPDSISEQILTSNPAYFQLHSQQVTWKVDDSGSIDITVEISIGGTESRETALLYKTSLWWKVCQFWSGYFPLLLVSLWLTAKVKRYLFEQFYLRAVEVVPWKEKYI; translated from the exons ATgaagttgtttaatttttacagTAAAACAGTGAAAATTCAATATCGGAATCAGCTCTGCTCCACCACAACCTTCGTAGTGTGTGCGCTTACACTGGCGGCATTCGTCATACCTTACTACCTGCTTACGTCTATCAAACATGGGGAGCTGTGGGAAAATCACCGTCTTTTGTACGAAAAGCCCAATGTAGCATTTCCTTACCAGTATCTTTTTCTCGCCGAGTTGGAAGACGTGGACGACAAGCCAACCACATCCGTCGTAACGTGTAGTTCGTTCGTATCGTACAACATGCTGACGGAACAGTTGCATCCTTGTAGCGGGATTCGTGTTGTGCCCATCGATTCCGATCACGACCAATCGATAGATCATCTCTCTGTGGGAATCGCTTTCAATCCACCGGAAACGACAAGCCGGTTGACGTACTACACGTTCTATTTCTTCCTAGAAGCGAAGGTGAAG TCACAATGCAGCTTTGAAGTGCCTGCATTCGTTTCACTGGAAAAGCATCCATCACCTACATCAAAAATGCCATCGGGCACAATCATTCATCGTGGTGTGCTTCGGGCAAAGCAAACAACAGCCCTGCAGTGTCCTTTCTTCATGCGAAACCAAAAGTCACACTTCAACCATCGATACTACCCGAACGAAAACACTACCCTGGAAGGTTTCAAACCGGACAGCATTAGCGAACAGATACTCACCTCCAATCCGGCATACTTTCAGCTGCATTCCCAGCAGGTCACTTGGAAGGTAGACGATTCGGGTTCGATAGACATTACGGTAGAAATTTCCATCGGAGGTACCGAGAGCCGTGAGACGGCCTTGCTCTATAAAACTTCGCTGTGGTGGAAAGTTTGCCAATTCTGGAGCGGTTATTTTCCACTGCTGCTTGTTTCCCTGTGGCTTACCGCCAAGGTGAAGCGATACctgtttgaacaattttacCTTCGAGCGGTGGAGGTAGTGccgtggaaagaaaaatatatctaA